The genomic region ATCGGCTGGATGTGAAAAAAGAATACCCCAACCATCCCCTAAGTAATCGTAAAAATCTATTTCTCCTTCTGAAGTCTGCGCTTTAAAATTTGGCGCTTTATCTCCTAATCTAAGTGTTGCCATAGTGCTTTGATTTAATTAATACCCTACAAAGTTACTAGATTAATAAATTACTTTTAAAAGTCGTGTGATAAAAGATTGTTAAACCTTTTAAGCTTCTTTCCACTTAATATTACAGCCCATACTTGGCTTTTGTGTCTTGTAAATGTTTTTCCCCATCATAGCGGCATCGATTGCTGTGCGGATGTCCCTTCCGGTTATAGGCATGCTGTTTCCCGGTCTGGAATCGTCAAACTGTCCGCGGTAAACGAGCTCTAAATCTCTATCGAATACATAAAAATCTGGTGTACATGCTGCTTGGTAAGCTTTTGCAACTTCCTGTGTTTCGTCATAGAGATATGGGAAATCAAATCCATTTTCTTCAACATTAATTTTCATTTTATCGGGAGCGTCTTCCGGGTATTTCTCTGCATCGTTACTGGATATGGCTACAAAACCCACTTCGCTATCACTATAGTCTTTTGCCAGTTTGGCAATTTCTTTATTTAGATGTTTTACATACGGGCAATGATTGCAAATAAACATTACCACAGTAGCTTTTTCACCATAAACATCGCTCAATTTCAATTTTTTACCAGAAACGGTGTCCAGTAAATTAAAGTTTGGTGCTTTTGTACCTAACGGTAGCATATTACTTTCTGTTCTTGCCATAATTTCTTTGTTTTGATGTAAAATACAAATAAGATGTTGGTTTTGGAAAGACATTGAGCACTACTTTCTAAAAAGATCTTCAAATCATAAAAAAAGATTAAAGTTTTGGTGGCTTTACAGGTGATTTGTAACTTCTTTTAAACCAAAAAATAAAATCAAATGAAAAAATCATATTCTAGTTTATCTGTGGCCATCGAAGATTTAAAGGAGGAAGGTTATACTGAAGACTTCAATCTTTGCGATGCTGGTGTGGAAAATAAAACCAAGAAAAAAATTCACAAAGCTGAAGAGCTTGAAATAGTGAAACACTACCGTTTCGAAGGAATGACCAATCCTGGGGATAATTCTGTGCTGTATGTTATAGAAACCTCAGATGGGGATAAGGGGCTGTTGGTGGATGCCTATGGTGCGTACTCTGGAAATGTTTCCAAAGAAATGATTGAGAAATTAAAGCCAAAACACTAATACCCTAAGTTTTTTAGATGACAACATTGCGTTGGGAAGACTTTCAAAAAGTTGATTTAAGGGTTGGAACGGTAGTGGCTGTGGAAGATTTTCCGGAAGCTCGAAATCCGGCTTTTAAATTGAAAATAGATTTTGGAAGTGAAATTGGGGTTAAGAAAACTTCAGCTCAAATTACTAAAAGATATCAAAAAGAAGATTTAGTTAACCGACAGGTAGTGGCGGTGGTTAATTTTCCTAAAAAGCAAATCGCCAATTTTATGAGTGAGTGTTTGGTGGTAGGAGCAGTTGGGGAGGATAAAGACGTTATTTTGTTGTCTCCCGATTTTAAAGTGCCCAACGGACTCAAAATTGGTTGATCTTGAATTAATTTTGAGTGGGTGGAGGTATGTAAGAAAGAAAAATAAAAAACCGCTAAAAAATCAATTCTTAGCGGTTTTTGCTATATTCTAGATATCGTCGAAACTAATATCTGTAAATTTTTCTGTAGCTACTTCTTCTGTGGCTTCTCCATTTTCTTCAAAATCATCTTTTTTGAAGTCTTTTTGGTGGCGTTCAGAAATTACCTCTTCACCTTTTTCATCGATAATGTAATCGATCATTTCTTCTAAATTCTCTCTAAACGCAGTGAAGTCCTCTTTGTAAAGATAAATTTTGTGTTTTTTGTAGTGGTAAGATCCATCATCATGAGTAAACTTCTTACTTTCGGTAATAGTAAGGTAATAATCTCCTGCTTTTGTTCCTCTCACGTCAAAGAAATAGGTTCTTCGTCCGGCTCTCAACACTTTAGAGAATATCTCATCTTTCTCTACAAAACCTTTATCGCTCATAATTCCTCTAAATACTTTTTATCGTTGTTAACAAAATCAAAAATGTGAAAAAAATTGAAATGAAACAACAAATTTTCTAGTTTTCTTTTTCAGATAATTGATTTAGGTACAATTCATGATAGTATCCTTTTTGGTTTAGTAGTTGATTATGAGTTCCTTGCTCGGTGATTTTACCGTCTTCCAGCACAATGATTTTATCTGCATTTTTGGCTGAAGAAATACGGTGACTTACAATTATTGTAGTACTTTTTTGTGAAACTTCTTTTAAATTGTTCAATATTTCCTCTTCTGTTTCGGTATCCACCGCCGAAAGGCAGTCATCAAACAAATAAATTTTTGGTTTTTTAAGTAGTGCACGTGCTATGGAAACCCGCTGTTTTTGTCCGCCACTTAGGGTAATTCCGCGTTCACCGAGAACGGTATCGTATTTTTTGGTAAACTCTACAATATTTTGGTGTACGGCAGCTTTTTTGGCCGCCGCTTCAATTTCTTCCTGACTGGCATTTTTATCACCAAACTTAATGTTCGTTCTTATGGTGTCTGAAAATAAAAAGGCGTCCTGGGGGACAGCACCAATGGAGTTCCTTAAATCTATCAGGTTTAATTCTTCTATCGGGGTGTCATCAATTAAAATAGTTCCCGAGGACACGTCGTACAATCGGCCAATTAAGTCCAAAACGGTAGATTTACCAGATCCTGTTTTTCCGATAATGGCAAAAGTTTCGCCTTCGTTAATGTTGAAAGATACATTTTTTAATGCCGTAATATTGGTGTCATCATAAGTAAATGAGACGTTTTCGAATGTAATTTTTCCTTTTATTTCTGAAGGGGAAGAAGTATGGTTCTTTATTTCAGGTTTTAAATCTAAAAATTCATTGATACGTTTTTGGGAAGCCTCGGCACGCTGAACAATAGACGTTACCCAACCAACGGTTGCCACGGGCCAGGTAAGCATATTTACATAAATAATAAACTTTAGGATGACACCAGTGGTGGCAATTTCTCCATTTATATATTGCAAACCACCCACATAGATCACAAAAATATTACTTACCCCAATTAGCAGTAGCATCAAAGGGAAAAACCAAGCATTTACTTTGGCGAGGTCCATATTGGTATTTTTTCCTTCCAGTGCCAATGCTTCTACTTGCTGATCTATTCGAGGTTCGATACCGTATGCCTTAATTACCGAAATTCCCGAAAAAGACTCTTGTGTAAATGTAGACAGCTTCGATAAATACTGTTGCACTTTGGTACTCCGTTTATGTATAATCCTACTTATATTGTAAATAAGAACGGATAAAATAGGCAGAGGAATTAAGGTATAGGTGGCCAATTTAGGTGCGGTATAAAACATTAATGGGATAACGCATAGAAATAAGGTAATGGTTTGTATGCTGTAAAGAATAGCCGGGCCTCCATACATGCGTACTTGGCTTACATCTTCACTAATACGGTTCATTAAATCCCCTGTTCTGTTTTTTTTGTAAAAATTTAGGGAAAGCCTTTGGTATTGTTCGTATACTTCGTTTTTAAGATCAAACTCTATGTAACGGGAAACGTTTATAATGGTCTGCCTCATTAAAAAAGTAAACAATGCAGATAGGGTGGCCGAGCCTACAATAATTAAGATGTAGGTAAGGAGTTTGCTTTTTACTGCTTCTAAATCGGTGTTTTCATTCAGTATATATTTCTCCACTTCGTTGACCGATCTTTCTACATATTCGGGCAAGACCAGTTTAAAGACTGTAGCAAGAATGGTAATAAATACACCAATAATTAATTTCCACTTATATTTCTTAAAGAATTTGTTAATATACTTTAGTTCCTTCATTACTTTTCTCTAAAATCGATTTTTTTGATAAATCCTCAATGAGAGCACTTATTTTAGCTTTTATATTGAAATATTCTTATTTTTGCTCCAAATAATTAACGATATAAAAATTCAAGCAAATAAATATAAATTGTATGGTTTCAGAAATTATAGCTCCGACAGAACTTAAAAAAGTTGATCCGGTTTTCGGTCAACTTTCTTTTAATGATCATGAGCAAATTGTTTTCTGTCAGGACAAAGATACAGGATTAAAAGCAATAATAGGAATACATAACACAGTTTTAGGACCTGCTTTGGGAGGTACCAGAATGTGGAATTATGAAAATGAATGGGAGGCTTTAAACGATGTATTACGTCTCTCTAGGGGGATGACCTACAAGTCGGCCATCACTGGATTGAATCTTGGTGGAGGTAAGGCCGTTATTATTGGTGACGCCAAAACGCAAAAGAATCCGGCTTTGATGAGAAGGTTTGGGGAGTTCGTACATTCTTTAAGCGGTAAATATATTACGGCAGAAGATGTTGGGATGGAAACAGCCGATATGGACACCGTAAGAGAGGTTACACCTTATGTTACCGGTATTTCAGAAGAAAAAGGAGGAGCTGGAAATCCGTCTCCAATAACAGCTTACGGAGTTTTTATGGGAATGAAGGCAGCTGCAAAATATCAGTTTGGAGACGATAGTCTAGAAGATAAAAAAGTTTTAGTACAAGGAGTAGGACACGTAGGTGAGACTTTGGTAGATCATTTATATAACGAAGGCGCGCAGTTGTTTATTTCAGATATCAATGAAGAGCGTCTTTTAGAATTAGCAAAAAAATATAAAGCAGTCATAGTTCCCGGGAACGAGATCTTTAACCACGAATTAGACGTGTATGCTCCTTGTGCATTAGGTGCAACCATAAACGATGCAACGGTAAATGCTATTAATGCGAAAATTGTTGCAGGAGCCGCCAACAACCAATTGGCAGACGAAAAGGTACATGGTGCCATTTTAAAAGAAAGAGGGATTGCCTATGCTCCCGATTTTCTAATTAATGCCGGAGGGATTATTAATGTTTATGCAGAGTTAGAAGGGTACGATAAGAAAGAGATCCTTAGAAAAACAGAAAATATCTATAAAACAACCCTAGATATTTTTACTCATGCCGATACTAATAATTGTACCACGCACCAATCGGCTTTGCAGATTGCGCAACAACGAATAGATAACCGAAAATTAGCAATGAAAAAATAAGACGGTTTCTAAAATAATATTATTTTTGCAGGGCGAAAGAAAAAATCTTTCGCCCTTATTTTTTGCGAGGCATTAGTTTTAAGCATGCCAAGCATAATTTGGAAAATAGCAATCGGTTTATACACCGGCAAAATCGAGCCCTCTTTTAGGGATTTAGTAAAGGTAAGTAAGTTCTTTAGGCATGTTAACAAGAAGACACATCAGGGTTAAAGTAATGCAATCTGTTTATGCATTTGTACAATCTAAAAACACTGATTTAGGTAAAGAAGAAAAGTTTTTATCATCGAGTATGGAGAATATGTACAATTTGTACTTAACGCTCTTAAGTTTACTGGTGGAAATCCAAAAAATGGCTGATGAGCAGCTTACACTCTCCCAAAAAAAATACCTTGCTACCAAGGAAGAGAAAAATCCGAAACGAAAATTTGTAGACAATCCAGTATTGCAACAACTGGCAAACGATCCTGTTCTAGCTGAAAAGCTTGAGAATAGAGGAATTAGCTGGGAGTTGGACGAGGAATATGTAAAAATTATTTATAAAGCTATCTTAGAAAGTGAAGTTTACAAAGAATATCTCGCCAAAGATGAAACCGACTTTAAAGATGATAAAAAGGTAATTCTCGATTTATATCAAGAGGTAATCGCACCAAACGAAAAACTTTACGAGTATATAGAAGACAAAAAGCTTACTTGGGTAGATGATCTTCCGTTGGTGAATACATTGTTGGTTAAAATGATTAAGAAGTTAAAAATTGACAGTCCCAACAATTATTTTCATCCGTCTTTATTTAAAGACCAAGACGATAAGCTCTTTGCGAGCGAGTTGTTCAAGAAAACCATTTTGAACGATGAAAGAATTCAGCAGGAAATAGAAGGTAAAACCCCAAATTGGGATACCGATAGAATTGCCGAGTTGGATGCTATTTTATTGAAAATGGCGATCTGTGAATTTTTAAAATTCCCGTCCATTCCGGTCAAAGTAACCATAAATGAATATTTAGAAATCGCCAAGGAGTACAGTACTCCAAAGAGCAGTATTTTTATCAATGGAATTTTAGACAAATTGGTAAAAGAATACCAAGCCAACAATTCGTTAAATAAGTCGGGTAGGGGCTTGATGTAAAAAAATATTATTACTTTTGAATCTCTAATTTTAGAGGGTATTTAAAGGAAAACCTCAAATAATAACCACTTATAAATTAAACCTTTTAATGATGAAAAGAATATTTTTGGTATTAACCATCGCTGCGGCAGTAAGTTTTACATCTTGCAAAGATAACAAGGCTGCTGATAAAGTAGATTCTGAAAATGTGGCTAAGGCAGAGCAAAGAGATGAAGCTGCCAAGCAGTTGCCAGTAATGCAGTTTGAAGAAACTGAGCACGATTTTGGTAATATTCCGCAAGGTCAATCAGTAGAAAAAGTATTTAAATTTAAAAATACAGGAAATGCTCCTTTGGTAATTACAGACGCTAAAAGCAGCTGTGGGTGTACTATTCCACAAAAACCAGAAGAGCCTGTTGCTCCTGGGGAAACTGGTGAAATTCTTGTAAAATATAACGGAAGCGGGAAAAACCAAGTAACAAAAACGGTTACCATTACTGCCAATACAGAAAAGGGAACTGAACAATTAAAAATTAAAGCTTTTGTAGAGCCTAAAGAGTCTGCAGAGCCTAAAGCGTAAATAAAAATTAATGGAAGCATTACAACAGTTTGCACCTTTTCTTTTAATATTTGCCGTGATGTATTTTTTTATGATACGTCCACAAATTAAAAAGCAAAAACAAGAAAAGAAGTTTGCAGAAGAATTAAAAAGAGGAGATCGCGTAGTTACTAAAAGTGGATTGCACGGTAAGATAATAGATCTTAACAACGATAACACTTGTGTGATTGAAACAATGGCCGGTAAAATGAAGTTTGAACGTTCTGCCTTGTCATTAGAGCTTTCCCAAAAATTAAATGCTCCTGCAGCTCCTGTAAAAGAGAAGAAGTAGGCAATAAATTATATTACTGAAAACACCGATGCTGCTAAAGTATCGGTGTTTTTTTATGGTTCAATAACTTTCTCTAAACAGATTAAATCTTGCTATCTGGAGTCCCTTGTAATCAGTTCTATTTTAAAACAAGTTTACTTTTTGTATTTATCATTCAAACCTACACCACTTTCAAGAAGGGGAATAATTTTTTGAATTCGGCTTTCTTTCGTAGTTTGCCGTTTGGCCTCTGCGATATAGCTGTGGTATTCCTTCTGTCTTCCCGGGCTCAGCCTTTCAAATTGGGTTTGTAATGTTGTATTGGACTGTAAGAATGTGGCCAATGTTTTAGAAATTGTTTTTGTTTTCTTGGGAATAATAACTTCCCGCCCGTCTAGTTGATTTTTGATGGCTTCGGCTAGATACAGTGCAACCAACTTTTTATCAATTTCTGAAGCAGATGCAAATCGCCATTGTCGCAGTGCCACTGTTTTGCCTTCTTGGGCGTTTGTTAATAGCTTGTGAGGATCTTTTAAGAGTGCCCCATTGAAAAACCACAGTCCTACATAGCTTTTAAAGGCACCAATAGCCACTACATTTTTGTTTTCCAGCATATAGGTAGGGGCTCCCCATTTTATGGTTTCCTCCAGCTCTGTAGATGCAATGATGGATCGAAGAAGTTTTATTTCTGCTTCCCATTCAGGATGTTTACTTATATAATCTTCAACATCCTTAACTTTCATTATTGTAATACTTGGCGGTAAGCTCTACAATCTTAACGATGACATCGGTAGCTCTTTTCATACTTTCTACGGGGACATATTCATATCTTCCATGAAAATTATGGCCACCAGCAAAAATATTAGGGCAGGGAAGGCCCATATAAGATAGTTGCGATCCATCGGTGCCTCCACGAATGGGTTTTATTAAAGGTTCTATTTCCAAATCGAGCATGGCCTGTTCTGCAATATCCACAATATGCATTACCGGCTCAATTTTTTCTTTCATATTATAGTATTGGTCTTTTATTTCCAAGGAAATTATATTTCCAAACCGATCTGTTAAATCCCCTATAATTCGCTCTATCAATTCTTTTCTGGCATCAAATTTATCACGATCGTGGTCTCTTATAATTCCATTTATCTCTGCATACTCCACGTCGCCTTTAAAATCGTAAAAGTGGAAAAATCCTTCCCGATGATGTGTAAATTGCGGCATTTCTTTTTTGGGCATCATAGAGAGAAATTCCGTAGCTATCATAACGGCATTAATCATTTTACCTTTTGCGTACCCAGGATGCACACTTTTCCCTTTTACGGTAATTTTTACTCCTGCAGCATTAAAGTTTTCATACTCCAGTTCGCCTATTTGAGAACCATCCATGGTGTAGGCCCATTGTGCTCCAAATTTCTTTACATCAAATTTATGGGCACCCCTTCCAATTTCTTCATCGGGGGTAAAAGCTACGCGTACTGGCCCATGGTGAATATGGGGGTTGTTCACTAGGTACTCCATTGCGGTAACAATCTCTGTAATCCCCGCTTTGTCATCGGCACCCAGAAGAGTTGTGCCATCTGTGGTGATAATTGTTTGCCCTTTGTACTGTTTTAAGTCATCAAAATAATTAGGGGATAAAACAATTTCTTCGGCTTCATTTAAAATAATATCACCTCCGTCATAGTTATGTATAATCTGCGGATTCACATTGGTACCGTTAAAATCTGGGGAAGTGTCGAAGTGGGAAATAAATCCAATCGTTGGCACTTCTCTATTAAGATTGGAAGGCAAAGTAGCCATTACGTAGGCATTTTCGTCTATCGATACATCTTCCAAGCCAATTGCTTTTAGTTCCTCGGCCAGTTTTCGGGCTAAATTCCACTGTTTTTCGGTACTCGGTGTAGTTTCGCTGTTGGGGTCAGATTGGGTGTCTATCTTTACGTAACTGATAAACCGATCAATGATATTTTGCATAGCGTAGTTTTTTTCAAAAATAATATAATAGTTGAAATGTTTTAAAAATCCTCTTATAAACCTATTTCTTTTATGGAAGTGTTAAAATTAATTCAGTAAAAAAGAGAACTAAATTTTTAAGTTTAAGTATTTTTGCACAAACAAAAACTTTCATGTACAAAACTCTCATCCGACCGATATTTTTTCTTTTTGATCCGGAGAATGTCCATCATTTTACATTTTCAGCAATAAAAATTTTACATAAAATACCTGGGGTGCCACATCTCATTCGCTCGTGCTTTAAAATGGAAGATCCTAGATTGGAAAGAGAGGTGTTCGGACTCAAATTTCCGAACCCAGTTGGATTGGCAGCCGGTTTTGATAAAGATGCAAAGCTTTATGAAGAGTTATCTAATTTTGGCTTTGGTTTTATAGAAATAGGAACCTTAACGCCAAAACCGCAACCTGGAAATCCAAAAAAGCGATTGTTCAGGTTGATTGAAGATAAGGCCATAATTAATAGAATGGGATTTAATAATGGTGGCGTTGAAGAAGCGGTAGAGCGTTTAAAAAAGAACGATAAAGTACTTATTGGCGGAAATATTGGGAAAAACAAGATCACGCCTAATGAAGCTGCGGTAGAGGATTACAAAATATGCTTTAAGGCCTTATATCCATATGTGGATTATTTCGTGGTAAACGTTAGCTCGCCTAATACTCCAAACTTAAGGGAGCTCCAAGACAAAGAGCCTTTAACGCAATTATTGCAAACATTACAAAACTTAAATTTAGAACAGGAAAAAACAAAGCCAATTTTACTTAAAATAGCGCCAGACCTTAGTGATGAACAGCTATTGGATATTGTAGAAATTGTAAATGCTACCAAAATAGCAGGAGTAATTGCTACAAATACCACCATAGAAAGGGATGGTTTAATGGATGAAAATAAAAAAGAGGCCGGTGGAATGAGTGGAGCACCTTTAGCTAAAAGAGCTACGGAAGTTATTCGTTTTTTAGCTGAAAAAAATAAAGGTTCCTTTCCAATAATAGGGGTTGGGGGAATTAACTCTCCTCAAGACGCTCTGGATAAAATGGATGCCGGTGCAGCATTGGTACAAATTTATACCGGTTTTATCTATGAAGGTCCTTTTATTGTTAAAAGGATAAATAAAGCGATTTTAAACCGCTAATGGGTTTGAATTTAGAAGTTTTATACGGTTTTGTGCTCGCAACTGCGGCATTGGCCATTGCTCCAGGCCCAGATAATATTTATGTGCTCATGCAAAGTATGGTGCACGGTGTAAAAAGTGGTTTGGCAACCGTAGCGGGGCTTATGTCTGGATGTATCGTTCATACAACCTTGGTCGCTTTTGGGGTGTCGGTTATA from Galbibacter sp. BG1 harbors:
- a CDS encoding thioredoxin family protein; this translates as MARTESNMLPLGTKAPNFNLLDTVSGKKLKLSDVYGEKATVVMFICNHCPYVKHLNKEIAKLAKDYSDSEVGFVAISSNDAEKYPEDAPDKMKINVEENGFDFPYLYDETQEVAKAYQAACTPDFYVFDRDLELVYRGQFDDSRPGNSMPITGRDIRTAIDAAMMGKNIYKTQKPSMGCNIKWKEA
- a CDS encoding phosphoribosylpyrophosphate synthetase, whose amino-acid sequence is MKKSYSSLSVAIEDLKEEGYTEDFNLCDAGVENKTKKKIHKAEELEIVKHYRFEGMTNPGDNSVLYVIETSDGDKGLLVDAYGAYSGNVSKEMIEKLKPKH
- a CDS encoding tRNA-binding protein, which translates into the protein MTTLRWEDFQKVDLRVGTVVAVEDFPEARNPAFKLKIDFGSEIGVKKTSAQITKRYQKEDLVNRQVVAVVNFPKKQIANFMSECLVVGAVGEDKDVILLSPDFKVPNGLKIG
- a CDS encoding PUR family DNA/RNA-binding protein, with amino-acid sequence MSDKGFVEKDEIFSKVLRAGRRTYFFDVRGTKAGDYYLTITESKKFTHDDGSYHYKKHKIYLYKEDFTAFRENLEEMIDYIIDEKGEEVISERHQKDFKKDDFEENGEATEEVATEKFTDISFDDI
- a CDS encoding ABC transporter ATP-binding protein — encoded protein: MKELKYINKFFKKYKWKLIIGVFITILATVFKLVLPEYVERSVNEVEKYILNENTDLEAVKSKLLTYILIIVGSATLSALFTFLMRQTIINVSRYIEFDLKNEVYEQYQRLSLNFYKKNRTGDLMNRISEDVSQVRMYGGPAILYSIQTITLFLCVIPLMFYTAPKLATYTLIPLPILSVLIYNISRIIHKRSTKVQQYLSKLSTFTQESFSGISVIKAYGIEPRIDQQVEALALEGKNTNMDLAKVNAWFFPLMLLLIGVSNIFVIYVGGLQYINGEIATTGVILKFIIYVNMLTWPVATVGWVTSIVQRAEASQKRINEFLDLKPEIKNHTSSPSEIKGKITFENVSFTYDDTNITALKNVSFNINEGETFAIIGKTGSGKSTVLDLIGRLYDVSSGTILIDDTPIEELNLIDLRNSIGAVPQDAFLFSDTIRTNIKFGDKNASQEEIEAAAKKAAVHQNIVEFTKKYDTVLGERGITLSGGQKQRVSIARALLKKPKIYLFDDCLSAVDTETEEEILNNLKEVSQKSTTIIVSHRISSAKNADKIIVLEDGKITEQGTHNQLLNQKGYYHELYLNQLSEKEN
- a CDS encoding Glu/Leu/Phe/Val family dehydrogenase; protein product: MVSEIIAPTELKKVDPVFGQLSFNDHEQIVFCQDKDTGLKAIIGIHNTVLGPALGGTRMWNYENEWEALNDVLRLSRGMTYKSAITGLNLGGGKAVIIGDAKTQKNPALMRRFGEFVHSLSGKYITAEDVGMETADMDTVREVTPYVTGISEEKGGAGNPSPITAYGVFMGMKAAAKYQFGDDSLEDKKVLVQGVGHVGETLVDHLYNEGAQLFISDINEERLLELAKKYKAVIVPGNEIFNHELDVYAPCALGATINDATVNAINAKIVAGAANNQLADEKVHGAILKERGIAYAPDFLINAGGIINVYAELEGYDKKEILRKTENIYKTTLDIFTHADTNNCTTHQSALQIAQQRIDNRKLAMKK
- the nusB gene encoding transcription antitermination factor NusB, with the protein product MLTRRHIRVKVMQSVYAFVQSKNTDLGKEEKFLSSSMENMYNLYLTLLSLLVEIQKMADEQLTLSQKKYLATKEEKNPKRKFVDNPVLQQLANDPVLAEKLENRGISWELDEEYVKIIYKAILESEVYKEYLAKDETDFKDDKKVILDLYQEVIAPNEKLYEYIEDKKLTWVDDLPLVNTLLVKMIKKLKIDSPNNYFHPSLFKDQDDKLFASELFKKTILNDERIQQEIEGKTPNWDTDRIAELDAILLKMAICEFLKFPSIPVKVTINEYLEIAKEYSTPKSSIFINGILDKLVKEYQANNSLNKSGRGLM
- a CDS encoding DUF1573 domain-containing protein, which codes for MKRIFLVLTIAAAVSFTSCKDNKAADKVDSENVAKAEQRDEAAKQLPVMQFEETEHDFGNIPQGQSVEKVFKFKNTGNAPLVITDAKSSCGCTIPQKPEEPVAPGETGEILVKYNGSGKNQVTKTVTITANTEKGTEQLKIKAFVEPKESAEPKA
- the yajC gene encoding preprotein translocase subunit YajC, yielding MEALQQFAPFLLIFAVMYFFMIRPQIKKQKQEKKFAEELKRGDRVVTKSGLHGKIIDLNNDNTCVIETMAGKMKFERSALSLELSQKLNAPAAPVKEKK
- a CDS encoding YdeI/OmpD-associated family protein, yielding MKVKDVEDYISKHPEWEAEIKLLRSIIASTELEETIKWGAPTYMLENKNVVAIGAFKSYVGLWFFNGALLKDPHKLLTNAQEGKTVALRQWRFASASEIDKKLVALYLAEAIKNQLDGREVIIPKKTKTISKTLATFLQSNTTLQTQFERLSPGRQKEYHSYIAEAKRQTTKESRIQKIIPLLESGVGLNDKYKK
- the pepT gene encoding peptidase T, with the protein product MQNIIDRFISYVKIDTQSDPNSETTPSTEKQWNLARKLAEELKAIGLEDVSIDENAYVMATLPSNLNREVPTIGFISHFDTSPDFNGTNVNPQIIHNYDGGDIILNEAEEIVLSPNYFDDLKQYKGQTIITTDGTTLLGADDKAGITEIVTAMEYLVNNPHIHHGPVRVAFTPDEEIGRGAHKFDVKKFGAQWAYTMDGSQIGELEYENFNAAGVKITVKGKSVHPGYAKGKMINAVMIATEFLSMMPKKEMPQFTHHREGFFHFYDFKGDVEYAEINGIIRDHDRDKFDARKELIERIIGDLTDRFGNIISLEIKDQYYNMKEKIEPVMHIVDIAEQAMLDLEIEPLIKPIRGGTDGSQLSYMGLPCPNIFAGGHNFHGRYEYVPVESMKRATDVIVKIVELTAKYYNNES
- a CDS encoding quinone-dependent dihydroorotate dehydrogenase, whose translation is MYKTLIRPIFFLFDPENVHHFTFSAIKILHKIPGVPHLIRSCFKMEDPRLEREVFGLKFPNPVGLAAGFDKDAKLYEELSNFGFGFIEIGTLTPKPQPGNPKKRLFRLIEDKAIINRMGFNNGGVEEAVERLKKNDKVLIGGNIGKNKITPNEAAVEDYKICFKALYPYVDYFVVNVSSPNTPNLRELQDKEPLTQLLQTLQNLNLEQEKTKPILLKIAPDLSDEQLLDIVEIVNATKIAGVIATNTTIERDGLMDENKKEAGGMSGAPLAKRATEVIRFLAEKNKGSFPIIGVGGINSPQDALDKMDAGAALVQIYTGFIYEGPFIVKRINKAILNR